In Erythrobacter sp. F6033, a single genomic region encodes these proteins:
- a CDS encoding glutathione S-transferase family protein: MLTLHHLECSQSFRILWLLEALGAPYELKKYDRDPESNLAPDEYKALSPLGTAPVVTDGDLVLAESNAIIDFVLDSYPESDLRPGAGHKDRARHLFWFHAAQGSLMSIQSVGMVLTLLETRTPWPVSSMLRTVFGQVRKVFVKPRLSALFELMESDLAKKPFFGGDNLTAADITLVYPMYAARDRGAFDTEYPNISAWFNRIESLPSFIAARVKDDRERINFRF; this comes from the coding sequence ATGTTGACGCTCCATCATCTTGAATGTTCACAAAGTTTCCGGATTCTCTGGCTTCTTGAAGCGTTGGGCGCTCCCTACGAATTGAAGAAGTACGATCGCGATCCGGAAAGCAATCTGGCGCCTGATGAATACAAGGCGCTTTCGCCTCTGGGCACTGCGCCAGTTGTGACAGACGGCGACCTTGTATTGGCCGAAAGCAATGCGATCATCGACTTCGTTCTGGATTCGTATCCGGAAAGCGATTTGCGTCCCGGTGCCGGCCACAAAGACCGTGCTCGCCATTTGTTCTGGTTTCACGCGGCTCAAGGTTCTCTAATGTCGATACAGAGCGTGGGAATGGTGCTGACGTTGTTGGAAACGCGCACGCCATGGCCGGTAAGTTCAATGCTGAGGACCGTGTTTGGTCAGGTGCGGAAAGTCTTTGTGAAGCCGCGCCTCAGTGCCCTGTTCGAGCTTATGGAAAGCGATCTTGCCAAGAAACCGTTTTTCGGCGGCGATAATTTGACCGCAGCTGATATTACGCTGGTTTATCCGATGTATGCGGCGCGCGATCGCGGGGCATTCGACACCGAATATCCCAATATCTCCGCATGGTTTAACCGTATCGAATCGTTGCCATCATTTATCGCAGCGCGCGTCAAAGACGACCGCGAACGGATCAATTTCCGTTTTTGA
- the guaB gene encoding IMP dehydrogenase, producing the protein MDIPLGLTFDDVLLRPAESSVLPSMADTKTMLTREIGLNIPILSSAMDTVTEADMAIVMAQLGGIGVLHRNLELPEQCAAVRAVKRFESGMVVNPITIGPDATLGDAQALMDQHKISGIPVTDHGGKLVGILTNRDVRFAENPAQPVRELMTTENLATVPLGTSQEAARRLLHQRRIEKLLVVDDAYKCIGLITVKDIEKAVNYPSATKDASGRLRAAAATTVGDKGFERSEALIDAEVDVVVIDTAHGHNQDVSRAVERVKKLSSSVQVVAGNVATAEATRALIDAGADAVKVGIGPGSICTTRVVAGVGVPQLTAIMDSANEAAKSGVPVIADGGLRTSGDAAKALAAGASSVMVGSMLAGTAESPGEVFLYQGRSYKAYRGMGSVGAMARGSADRYFQQDVSAMKLVPEGIEGQVPFKGPAANVIHQLVGGVKAAMGYTGSATIADLRERANFVRITNAGLSESHVHDVAITREAPNYPTR; encoded by the coding sequence ATGGACATCCCTCTCGGTCTGACATTTGATGATGTGCTGCTGCGCCCGGCGGAAAGCAGCGTCTTGCCGAGCATGGCAGACACCAAGACCATGCTGACCCGCGAAATCGGGCTCAACATCCCCATTCTTTCGTCTGCCATGGACACCGTAACAGAGGCCGATATGGCGATTGTCATGGCGCAACTAGGCGGAATAGGCGTGCTTCACCGCAATCTCGAACTGCCAGAGCAATGCGCCGCAGTACGCGCTGTTAAACGCTTTGAAAGCGGCATGGTCGTCAACCCGATCACTATCGGACCGGACGCGACGCTCGGCGATGCGCAGGCTCTGATGGACCAGCACAAGATCAGCGGTATCCCTGTTACAGATCATGGCGGCAAGCTGGTCGGTATCCTGACCAACCGCGATGTTCGCTTCGCGGAAAATCCCGCGCAGCCGGTTCGCGAATTGATGACGACAGAGAACCTCGCCACGGTTCCCCTCGGCACGTCACAGGAAGCCGCTCGCCGTCTGCTGCACCAACGCCGCATTGAAAAGCTGCTGGTTGTTGATGATGCGTATAAATGCATCGGTCTGATAACGGTCAAAGATATCGAGAAGGCTGTAAACTATCCGAGCGCGACCAAAGATGCCTCGGGCCGCCTTCGCGCTGCTGCTGCGACGACGGTAGGCGACAAAGGTTTCGAGCGGTCAGAGGCTCTGATCGACGCAGAGGTTGATGTTGTCGTCATCGATACCGCGCATGGGCACAACCAGGACGTTAGCCGCGCAGTCGAGCGCGTTAAAAAGCTCTCCAGTTCGGTTCAGGTTGTCGCTGGCAATGTTGCTACTGCAGAAGCAACACGCGCATTGATTGATGCGGGAGCCGATGCCGTGAAGGTCGGTATTGGTCCGGGTTCGATCTGCACCACGCGCGTTGTCGCGGGCGTTGGCGTGCCTCAGCTTACGGCGATTATGGACAGCGCGAATGAGGCGGCGAAGTCTGGCGTGCCAGTGATCGCAGACGGCGGACTGCGCACCAGCGGCGATGCAGCCAAAGCGCTCGCAGCAGGCGCAAGCTCAGTCATGGTAGGCTCCATGCTCGCTGGTACAGCCGAAAGCCCTGGCGAAGTGTTCCTTTACCAAGGGCGCAGCTACAAAGCGTATCGCGGCATGGGCAGCGTCGGTGCAATGGCGCGCGGCAGTGCGGACCGTTATTTCCAGCAGGACGTTTCTGCGATGAAACTTGTTCCAGAAGGCATTGAAGGTCAGGTACCCTTTAAAGGGCCCGCCGCCAATGTGATCCATCAGCTCGTCGGCGGCGTAAAAGCGGCCATGGGTTATACCGGATCGGCCACGATTGCAGACTTGCGCGAACGCGCGAACTTTGTGCGCATCACCAATGCTGGCCTGTCTGAAAGCCATGTTCACGACGTGGCGATCACCCGCGAAGCACCAAATTATCCAACCCGTTAG
- a CDS encoding M20/M25/M40 family metallo-hydrolase — protein MIRTGAKRGLALAALLALGACAGGSNIASVPAEERSAIEQRLTRDIAILASDEFEGRKPGTLGEERTVAFITEEMQKAGLVSGTNDPGSAWRAPVQLVRTKPFTSRIEFKLGRRKVELKADAAAAFTMRRRELVEAAPLLFVGKEAESVAPEDIVGRVVIMLGEPGVSPSRRATLFESNPAAIITIVEDDAAMSRVNRAYGRERTMLASEAEGALTAFATQAAMTDVFGEKAWDKLVKSADEGDFAPLEIGESATVEATSERVEFTSYNVIGKLPGAVPNSGAVLLLGHWDHLGAECGAEDAEDRICNGAVDNASGIAVMLELTRRLKAMGAHDRDIYLLATTAEEAGLLGARAFAEAPPVPLNSIVGAFNFDTVAIAPAGSSVGFIGEGETPLDPIILDVMQKSGRRLGDSDYAARFVRRQDGWALLGEGVPAVMLTTAFGSEITTGPYLSGNYHGAGDELDTIVLGGAIDDLLLHQEIVSRVANTGLYSPPAE, from the coding sequence ATGATCAGAACGGGGGCAAAACGGGGGCTGGCGCTCGCTGCGCTCTTGGCGCTTGGCGCCTGTGCGGGCGGGTCAAACATCGCGAGCGTTCCGGCTGAAGAACGAAGCGCAATCGAACAGCGCCTGACACGCGATATCGCTATCCTAGCCAGCGACGAGTTTGAAGGTCGCAAGCCCGGCACTCTGGGCGAAGAGCGGACCGTGGCTTTTATCACGGAGGAAATGCAAAAGGCTGGCCTAGTATCAGGCACCAATGATCCAGGCAGCGCATGGCGTGCGCCCGTACAGCTTGTGCGCACAAAACCGTTCACCAGCCGGATTGAGTTCAAGCTGGGTAGGCGTAAAGTCGAGCTGAAGGCTGACGCAGCTGCGGCGTTCACTATGCGCCGCCGCGAGCTGGTAGAGGCCGCACCATTGCTTTTCGTCGGCAAAGAAGCGGAAAGTGTTGCGCCCGAAGACATCGTCGGACGCGTTGTAATCATGCTTGGCGAACCGGGTGTAAGCCCCAGCCGTCGCGCGACATTATTTGAAAGCAATCCGGCGGCGATCATCACAATTGTCGAAGATGACGCCGCTATGAGCCGGGTAAACCGAGCTTACGGACGAGAGCGCACCATGCTGGCGAGTGAGGCAGAGGGAGCGCTGACAGCATTCGCAACACAGGCGGCAATGACCGACGTGTTTGGCGAAAAGGCGTGGGACAAATTGGTCAAATCGGCGGATGAGGGTGACTTTGCACCGCTTGAAATCGGTGAAAGCGCAACGGTCGAAGCGACATCAGAACGGGTCGAGTTCACGAGCTACAATGTGATCGGAAAACTGCCCGGTGCGGTGCCAAATTCGGGTGCGGTCTTGTTACTGGGCCATTGGGATCATCTTGGCGCTGAATGCGGTGCAGAGGATGCCGAGGACCGGATCTGCAATGGCGCCGTTGATAATGCCAGCGGCATTGCCGTGATGCTGGAATTGACCCGCAGGCTCAAAGCGATGGGCGCGCATGACCGCGATATCTATCTTTTGGCCACCACTGCCGAAGAAGCAGGCCTGCTGGGCGCACGCGCCTTTGCTGAGGCGCCTCCTGTGCCGCTCAATTCGATCGTCGGCGCGTTTAACTTCGACACCGTCGCTATCGCACCTGCGGGAAGCTCTGTCGGCTTTATCGGCGAAGGAGAAACACCGCTCGACCCGATTATCCTCGATGTGATGCAGAAATCCGGTCGCAGGCTTGGTGATAGTGACTATGCGGCCCGCTTTGTACGCAGGCAGGATGGCTGGGCATTGCTTGGCGAAGGCGTGCCTGCGGTGATGCTGACCACGGCCTTTGGCTCCGAAATAACGACCGGTCCGTATCTTTCGGGTAATTATCACGGCGCGGGTGATGAACTGGACACTATCGTTCTTGGCGGTGCAATCGACGACCTGCTGCTGCATCAGGAAATTGTCAGCCGAGTAGCCAATACCGGGTTGTATTCGCCGCCTGCCGAATAG
- a CDS encoding tetratricopeptide repeat protein, whose amino-acid sequence MRFAPAAAALSLFLATTASVGIAQNDSAADPRAASLIAQGDALLNAGDTQGAIDAYEAALTVDPGYTPIFLSLANAARRDGLQGKAIRYYREALTRDPGNFAAISGEGAALVEKGALEKAKRNLSRLESLCGSNCPETLALQTKINAGPPARLAADTAEDAPTSN is encoded by the coding sequence ATGCGTTTCGCGCCTGCCGCTGCTGCTTTGTCACTTTTTCTGGCGACCACCGCCAGCGTAGGCATTGCGCAAAATGATAGTGCAGCCGATCCGCGTGCCGCTTCGTTGATCGCTCAGGGTGATGCGCTTCTCAACGCTGGTGATACGCAAGGCGCGATTGACGCGTATGAGGCCGCGCTGACGGTGGATCCGGGCTACACGCCGATCTTTCTTAGTCTGGCGAATGCGGCGCGCCGTGACGGGTTACAAGGCAAGGCAATCCGGTATTACCGCGAAGCTTTGACCCGCGATCCGGGAAATTTTGCAGCAATTTCAGGCGAAGGCGCCGCATTGGTAGAAAAGGGCGCTTTGGAGAAAGCTAAGCGTAACCTTTCGCGCCTAGAAAGCCTGTGTGGTTCAAACTGTCCCGAAACGCTGGCTTTGCAAACCAAGATCAATGCAGGGCCACCCGCGCGCCTCGCTGCTGATACAGCAGAGGATGCTCCGACCAGTAACTAG
- a CDS encoding RsmB/NOP family class I SAM-dependent RNA methyltransferase: MMPAARVQAAIELLDAIIDGAKREGAPADRLISAYFKQRRYAGSKDRRAVRELVYRAIRHCGEIPRTGRAAMLALAQDDAQLVPLFDGSTHGPPAIGGKEQPADAGIAPEWLIKSLAASGIEGEAAQAMLGRAPLDVRVNTLKADRETLELPEAFEKLEAPNALRLAAGTNVDQWPVYREGKIEVQDHGSQIACLAADARSGETVIDLCAGAGGKTLSLAAAMGNMGELIAADTDRGRLSKLKPRAERAGAGMVQTVLLDPKSELEALEGFVGKADLVLVDAPCSGTGTWRRKPEAKWRLTQASLEGYARLQDELLEIAAKLVKPGGRIAFVTCSLLDTEGKDRVAEFLERNEGFTAETPELPLGVPHGDGVRLDPFQHGTDGFFVAIMRCA; encoded by the coding sequence ATGATGCCCGCAGCCCGCGTACAGGCGGCTATCGAACTGCTTGATGCGATCATCGACGGAGCAAAGCGCGAAGGCGCCCCTGCGGACCGGCTGATCTCGGCCTATTTCAAACAGCGCCGCTATGCCGGATCGAAAGACCGCCGCGCCGTGCGTGAATTGGTCTATCGCGCAATCCGGCATTGCGGCGAAATCCCGCGCACTGGCCGTGCTGCGATGCTGGCCCTCGCACAGGATGACGCCCAGCTTGTTCCATTGTTTGATGGTTCAACCCACGGGCCGCCAGCCATTGGCGGCAAAGAACAACCTGCCGACGCTGGAATTGCGCCAGAGTGGCTGATCAAATCGCTGGCAGCATCTGGCATTGAAGGCGAAGCGGCGCAGGCCATGCTGGGCCGAGCTCCGCTCGATGTGCGGGTCAACACGCTCAAAGCAGACCGGGAAACGCTGGAACTGCCTGAAGCTTTCGAAAAGCTCGAAGCCCCCAATGCACTGCGCCTCGCTGCCGGTACGAATGTCGATCAATGGCCGGTATACCGTGAAGGCAAGATCGAAGTTCAGGACCACGGTAGCCAGATTGCCTGCCTGGCCGCCGATGCCCGTTCCGGCGAAACCGTGATTGACCTTTGCGCCGGGGCAGGGGGCAAAACGCTCTCGCTCGCAGCGGCCATGGGCAATATGGGTGAGTTAATCGCCGCCGATACCGATCGCGGCCGCCTTTCAAAGCTTAAGCCACGTGCTGAGCGCGCCGGAGCTGGCATGGTCCAGACGGTGCTGCTTGATCCGAAGTCCGAATTGGAAGCGCTCGAAGGATTCGTCGGAAAAGCAGATTTGGTGCTGGTTGATGCACCGTGTTCGGGCACCGGCACATGGCGGCGCAAGCCCGAAGCGAAATGGCGCCTGACGCAAGCATCGCTCGAAGGTTACGCGCGTTTGCAAGACGAATTGCTCGAGATCGCAGCCAAACTGGTCAAGCCCGGTGGGCGCATCGCGTTTGTCACCTGCTCGCTGCTGGACACAGAGGGCAAAGATCGGGTCGCTGAGTTCCTCGAGCGCAATGAAGGCTTTACTGCCGAGACCCCTGAGTTGCCGCTTGGTGTGCCGCATGGCGACGGTGTACGCCTTGATCCGTTCCAACACGGTACGGACGGATTTTTTGTCGCCATCATGCGCTGTGCATGA
- a CDS encoding RNA pyrophosphohydrolase yields the protein MSSKHDDLPYRPCAGFMLVNAEGYVFTGERINKRTHGFWQMPQGGIDPGEDPQTAALRELEEETGIGADLVEIVAPASKPLEYDLPADLIGNIWKGKYRGQIQHWYLGRFLGADSDINLNAHDPAEFRAYRWVEPAQLPELIVPFKRVVYETLVAEFAPLIKNGN from the coding sequence GTGTCTTCGAAGCACGACGATCTGCCGTACCGCCCCTGCGCCGGGTTTATGCTGGTGAATGCCGAAGGGTATGTCTTCACTGGCGAGAGGATCAACAAGCGCACGCACGGTTTCTGGCAGATGCCTCAGGGCGGAATTGATCCAGGCGAAGACCCGCAAACCGCAGCACTGCGCGAGTTGGAAGAAGAAACCGGCATCGGTGCCGATCTCGTTGAAATTGTCGCGCCTGCTTCAAAACCGCTGGAATATGATCTGCCCGCAGACCTCATCGGAAACATCTGGAAGGGCAAATATCGCGGCCAGATCCAGCATTGGTATCTGGGCCGGTTTCTCGGAGCCGATAGCGATATCAACCTCAACGCTCACGATCCGGCGGAATTTCGCGCCTATCGCTGGGTTGAACCCGCCCAGCTTCCGGAGCTAATCGTGCCGTTTAAGCGAGTGGTCTATGAAACACTCGTCGCCGAGTTTGCTCCGCTTATCAAAAACGGAAATTGA